From Plasmodium brasilianum strain Bolivian I chromosome 5, whole genome shotgun sequence, the proteins below share one genomic window:
- a CDS encoding U4/U6.U5 small nuclear ribonucleoprotein, translated as MFNALFKSKNKPADELTSTKENIESNKRRPDSTDYYNRSDVEVDGNNNNNDESDKGKIKNNVEVYEQSIQGKETEVLSYNEHRNDENNDCIENNYEQRSKEKSIDRNSEKRHEMNNDENNVVIDSINEIMNVSSSFSSIDRSSNHQRSKHRRRRRSRDRKRHRSRGRRRHKSTSRSRDRSRDRSRGRSRDRSRDRSRGRSRGRSRDRSRGRSRGRSRGRSRDRDKDMHRHRHRHRHRQRSRDRHRSRDRHRSRDRHRSRDRQRSRDRHRSRDRHRSRDRHRRTSSNALQRYSTNRGSNRRSNEESNRGSVLSSSVFPKSEKRRRSISFGQNDDARDRDEAVNTNVNSNSNINSNTIAQRVRGGYNTNNESNETNGPNELNELPELYDFDEDHWKNKRIRKDLVQNNHLTYSMLNRNKELPQLSNDKEKKEDSLSENSDIEDLSEGQLLKRLMGISEFASTDNKCHNETDISGINRRTKRKYRQYMNRRGGFNRPLSPAF; from the coding sequence ATGTTTAACGCCCTTTTcaaaagtaaaaacaaaCCGGCTGATGAGTTAACGTCGACAAAAGAAAATATCGAATCGAATAAGAGAAGACCTGACAGTACAGATTATTATAACAGGAGTGATGTAGAGGTGGAtgggaataataataataatgatgagaGTGACAAAGGAAAAATCAAAAACAATGTAGAAGTATATGAACAAAGTATACAAGGTAAGGAAACAGAAGTATTATCGTATAACGAACATCGAAATGACGAAAATAATGATTgtatagaaaataattatgaacaaagGAGTAAAGAAAAATCGATAGACAGGAACAGCGAAAAAAGACATGAAATGAacaatgatgaaaataatgttGTTATAGATAgcataaatgaaataatgaaTGTGAGCTCAAGTTTTAGTTCAATTGATAGGAGCAGCAATCATCAGAGGAGCAAACACCGCAGAAGGAGAAGAAGTAGAGACAGAAAGAGACATAGAAGTAGGGGTAGGAGGAGACACAAAAGTACGTCTAGAAGTAGGGATAGAAGTAGGGATAGAAGTAGGGGTAGAAGTAGGGATAGAAGTAGGGATAGAAGTAGGGGTAGAAGTAGGGGTAGAAGTAGGGATAGAAGTAGGGGTAGAAGTAGGGGTAGAAGTAGGGGTAGAAGTAGGGACAGAGACAAAGACATGCATAGACACAGGCACAGACATAGGCACAGGCAAAGAAGCCGGGATAGGCATAGGAGCAGGGATAGGCATAGGAGCAGGGATAGGCATAGGAGCAGGGATAGGCAAAGAAGCCGGGATAGGCATAGAAGCAGGGATAGGCATAGGAGCAGGGATAGGCATAGAAGAACGTCAAGTAATGCTCTTCAAAGGTATAGCACAAACAGGGGAAGCAACAGAAGGAGTAACGAAGAGAGCAATAGAGGGAGTGTTCTCAGTTCGAGTGTTTTTCCAAAGAGTGAAAAAAGAAGGAGAAGCATTTCGTTTGGACAGAATGATGATGCAAGGGATAGGGATGAAGCAGTTAACACTAATGTgaacagtaatagtaatattaatagtaatacaATTGCGCAAAGGGTAAGAGGGGGATATAACACAAATAATGAGTCGAATGAAACGAATGGTCCCAATGAATTGAACGAATTGCCAGAACTATATGATTTTGATGAGGATCACTGGAAAAATAAACGCATCAGAAAGGATCTAGTACAAAATAATCATCTCACATATTCGATGTTAAACAGAAATAAAGAATTGCCGCAATTGTCAAATGACAAAGAAAAGAAGGAGGATAGTTTATCAGAGAACAGTGATATTGAAGATTTGTCTGAAGGTCAACTGTTAAAAAGACTTATGGGTATAAGCGAATTTGCATCGACAGATAATAAATGTCATAATGAAACGGACATTTCAGGCATTAACagaagaacaaaaagaaaatatagacAGTACATGAACAGGAGGGGTGGATTCAATAGACCATTATCCCCTGCCTTCTAG